The Sinorhizobium fredii genome contains the following window.
TTGGGATCACGTTGGAAGATCACGGCACCCTTCCGCTCGGACTGCTGTGGAACATAGTCGAGCACGGCGCTGCTCTCCTCGACGACCTCGTCGCCCTTGCGAAGCTCACCTTGAATCTCAACCGCAGCAACGGACCTTCCCGCACGATTTTCGGCGGCGAACTCGACCACGTAACTGCCATTCGCGGACGTGACCTCGACCGGCAGCACGACGAGCTGGGCCGTCCCCTTGGGCTCGCTCAGGCCTTCCGTGACCAGATATGCGAGCACCACAAGCAACGCCAAGCTACTCACTCCGGCCACGATCCACTCGATAGTG
Protein-coding sequences here:
- a CDS encoding TIGR02588 family protein, whose product is MTKNSTKGDRQQKAQRDDETITRKPGTSTIEWIVAGVSSLALLVVLAYLVTEGLSEPKGTAQLVVLPVEVTSANGSYVVEFAAENRAGRSVAAVEIQGELRKGDEVVEESSAVLDYVPQQSERKGAVIFQRDPKAYDLRLFARGYTDP